From one Scophthalmus maximus strain ysfricsl-2021 chromosome 19, ASM2237912v1, whole genome shotgun sequence genomic stretch:
- the atp6v0a2b gene encoding V-type proton ATPase 116 kDa subunit a — translation MDSLLRGEELCLAQLFLQSGSAYDCISELGELGLVEFRDLNPSVNAFQRKHVNEIKNCEEMERILGYLLREIKKADISLPERDVNPVAPLPKHVMAIMEQLQRLEVELGEVTRNKEKLQKNLLELREYTHMLRITHSFVQRTSEREPLHVQYEEFPFLEKDTVMDYSSMQRLGAKLGFISGLIQRAKIEAFERMLWRVCKGYTILSYAEVDEYLEDPETGEPSKSIVFLISYWGEQIGQKVKKISDCYHCHLYPYPTNNDERNDVVEGLKTRIQDLHTVLHRTEDYLRQVLMKASESVYTWVIQVKKIKAIYYILNLCSLDVTNKCLIAEVWCPVNDIANLRRALEEGSRKSGATVPSFVNRIPTSDTPPSLIRTNKFTSGFQGIVDAYGVGNYREVNPAPFTIITFPFLFAVMFGDLGHGLIMALFAFWMVLYENNRKLKNTRNEIWNTFFEGRYIILMMGLFSIYTGLIYNDCFSKSLNIFGSGWSVKAMFTAEMWKTDDLSGNRFLTLDPNVTGVFKGPYPLGIDPIWNLATNRLTFLNSYKMKMSVIIGIIHMSFGVILSTYNHLHFRKKHNLYLVFLPELLFLLCLFGYLVFMIFYKWLVFSAKDSREAPSILIHFINMFLMQGDGVPPLYPGQTGLQIFLVVIAVLSVPVLLLGKPIYLNWLHNGSQRLGMYRGYERVRRNSEEELYLMRANDMEEGSSHSDLSSSGDHEAEEFDFADEFLHQAIHTIEYCLGCVSNTASYLRLWALSLAHAQLSDVLWAMVMRVGLRMDTRLGVLFLVPVFSLFAVLTVSILLVMEGLSAFLHALRLHWVEFQNKFYSGTGVKFSPFSFSLLPSSFEHDGLL, via the exons ATGGACTCCCTGCTGCGAGGCGAGGAGCTGTGTCTGGCCCAGCTGTTCCTACAGTCCGGCTCGGCGTACGACTGCATCAGTGAACTGGGAGAGCTGGGGCTCGTGGAGTTCAGGGAC CTCAATCCCAGTGTGAACGCGTTCCAGCGAAAGCATGTCAACGAGATCAAGAACTgcgaggagatggagaggattCTTG GATACCTTCTGAGGGAAATAAAGAAAGCAGACATTTCACTGCCAGAACGAGATGTGAACCCCGTGGCTCCCTTACCCAAACACGTCATGGCTATCATG gagCAGCTACAGAGGCTAGAAGTGGAGCTAGGTGAAGTCACTAGGAAcaaagagaagctgcagaagaaCCTGCTGGAGCTGAGGgagtacacacacatgctacgCATCACCCACAGCTTTGTACAGAGAACGTCCGAG CGAGAGCCCCTACATGTGCAGTATGAGGAGTTTCCCTTCCTAGAAAAGGACACAGTGATGGACTACAGCAGCATGCAGAGGCTTGGAGCCAAACTAGG TTTCATCTCTGGGCTTATTCAGAGGGCAAAGATCGAAGCATTCGAGCGGATGCTTTGGAGAGTGTGTAAAGGCTACACCATCCTCAGCTATGCTGAGGTCGATGAGTATCTGGAAGATCCCGAAACG ggggAGCCTTCCAAATCCATAGTGTTTCTGATCTCTTACTGGGGAGAGCAAATTGGCCAGAAAGTGAAGAAGATCAGCGACTG CTACCACTGTCACTTGTATCCCTATCCCACAAACAACGACGAGAGGAATGATGTCGTGGAAGGACTAAAAACTCGCATTCAGGACCTGCACACA GTACTTCACAGGACAGAGGACTACCTGAGACAAGTTCTGATGAAGGCTTCTGAATCTGTATACACCTGGGTCATCCAGGTCAAGAAGATAAAAGCCATCTACTATATTCTGAACCTGTGTAGTCTTGATGTTACTAACAAGTGTCTGATTGCCGAGGTGTGGTGTCCTGTCAACGACATTGCCAACCTGAGGAGGGCCCTAGAAGAAGGATCG AGAAAAAGTGGAGCGACAGTTCCTTCCTTTGTCAATCGTATCCCCACCAGCGacactcccccctccctgaTAAGAACCAACAAGTTCACCTCTGGCTTCCAGGGCATAGTGGATGCCTATGGAGTGGGCAATTACAGGGAGGTCAACCCTG CTCCTTTCACAATCATTACTTTCCCGTTCTTGTTTGCTGTGATGTTTGGGGACCTGGGTCATGGACTCATCATGGCTCTCTTTGCTTTCTGGATGGTGCTGTATGAGAACAACCGCAAACTTAAAAACACCAGGAATGAA ATCTGGAACACATTCTTTGAGGGCCGTTATATCATCCTGATGATGGGCCTGTTCTCCATCTACACGGGCCTGATATACAACGACTGCTTCTCAAAGTCCCTGAACATCTTTGGTTCTGGGTGGAGTGTGAAGGCCATGTTCACAGCGGAGATGTGGAA GACAGATGATCTCAGTGGGAACCGTTTCCTCACTCTGGATCCAAATGTTACAGGAGTTTTCAAAGGGCCGTACCCTCTGGGAATTGACCCA ATCTGGAACCTCGCAACCAACCGCCTAACATTTCTGAACTCCTATAAGATGAAGATGTCAGTGATAATTGGCATCATACACATGAGCTTCGGGGTCATTCTCAGCACTTATAATCACTT GCACTTTAGGAAAAAGCACAACCTGTACCTGGTATTTCTCCCTGAGCTCCTGTTCCTGCTGTGTCTGTTTGGTTATCTGGTCTTCATGATATTCTACAAGTGGCTGGTCTTCTCTGCCAAGGACTCCAGAGAGGCCCCGAGCATCCTCATCCACTTCATAAATATGTTCCTCATGCAGGGTGATGGAGTGCCGCCCCTCTACCCAGGACAG acTGGCTTGCAGATATTTCTGGTTGTCATTGCTGTCCTCTCAGTGCCTGTCCTGCTCCTGGGGAAACCCATCTACCTTAACTGGCTTCACAACGGAAGCCAACGACTTGGAATGTACCGG GGATATGAGCGTGTGCGGCGCAACAGTGAGGAGGAGCTCTACCTGATGAGGGCTAATGACATGGAGGAGGGCAGCAGTCACAGTGATCTCTCCTCGAGCGGAGATCACGAGGCAGAGGAG TTTGACTTTGCAGACGAGTTCCTGCATCAGGCCATCCACACTATAGAGTATTGCCTGGGCTGCGTCTCCAACACAGCCTCCTACCTCCGGCTCTGGGCTCTGAGCCTGGCACATGCCC AGCTGTCCGATGTGCTGTGGGCCATGGTGATGCGAGTAGGACTCAGAATGGACACCCGCCTTGGAGTTTTGTTCCTGGTGCCTGTGTTCAGCCTGTTTGCCGTTCTCACCGTGTCCATCCTTCTGGTAATGGAAGGGCTGTCTGCATTCCTCCATGCACTCCGGCTGCACTG ggTGGAGTTTCAGAACAAGTTCTACAGCGGGACTGGAGTCAAGTTCTCCcccttctcattctctctcctgCCCTCCAGCTTTGAGCACGATGGCTTACTGTAA